The Pseudomonas sp. R4-35-07 nucleotide sequence TGGGCTATGGCGCGGTGATTGCCGGCCTGGTGATCAGCGTGCAGTACCTGGCCACCCTGCTGAGCCGCCCGTATGCGGGCAAAATCATCGACAACCTGGGCAGCAAGCGCGCGGTGCTGATCGGCCTTGCGGGGTGTGGCTTGAGCGGTGTGTTCATGCTGCTCGCGGCATGGTTTTCAAGCCTGCCGGCCTTGAGCCTCGCCAGCCTGCTGATCGGCCGCCTGGTGTTGGGCAGTGCTGAAAGCCTGGTGGGCTCGGGCGCCATCGGGTGGGGCATCGGCCGGGTCGGCGCGGCGAACACCGCCAAGGTCATCTCCTGGAATGGCATCGCCAGTTATGGCGCCTTGGCGGTCGGTGCGCCGTTGGGCGTATTACTGGTAAGAAATTTCGGACTGTGGAGCATGGGCGTCAGCATCCTCCTGCTGGCGGCAATCGGCCTATTGCTGGCCTGGAACAAGGTTGCCGCGCCCATCGTGACCGGCGTGCGCCTGCCGTTCATGAACGTGCTGGGCCGCGTATTGCCGCACGGCTGCGCGCTGGCGTTGGGTTCTATCGGCTTTGGCACCATCGCAACCTTTATCACTTTGTATTACACCACCCAGCATTGGGATAACGCGGTGTGGGCCTTGAGCTTGTTTGGCGCCAGCTTTATCGGTGCGCGCCTGCTGTTCGGCAACCTGATCAACCGTATCGGCGGGTTTCGCGTGGCGATTGCCTGCCTGTCGGTGGAGATCCTTGGGCTGTTGTTGCTGTGGCTGGCGCCGGACGCCAACCTGGCCCTGGCGGGCGCGGCGTTGAGCGGGTTTGGCTTTTCCCTGGTATTTCCGGCGCTGGGGGTGGAAGCGGTCAACCTGGTGCCCGCCTCAAGTCGCGGTTCGGCGGTGGGGGCTTATTCGTTGTTCATCGACTTATCGCTGGGTATCACCGGGCCATTGGCCGGGGCTGTGGCGGCAGGCTTCGGCTTCGCGTCGATCTTCCTGTTCGCCGCCCTCGCCGCCCTGGGTGGCTTGCTGCTGAGTGTGTACCTGTACCGCCAGGCGCCCAAGGCCCGCGAAGCACGCGAGGCCTAGAAGTCGACCTTGCCGCGCCCGGCCTTGATGCTGCCACGCTTGGTCTTGGATTCGAGGCGACGCTTTTTCGAGCCCAGGGTCGGCTTGGTCGGGCGGCGTTTCTTCTCGACCTTGGTGGCGCTGAGGATCAACTCCACCAGGCGCTCCAGCGCATCGGCGCGGTTCTGTTCCTGGGTGCGATATTGCTGGGCCTTGAGCACCAGCACGCCATCACTGGTGATACGGCTGTCGCGTAATGCCAACAGCCGCTCCTTGTAGAATTCCGGCAGCGACGATGCGGGAATATCAAAACGCAGGTGCACCGCGCTGGAAACCTTGTTGACGTTCTGCCCCCCGGCGCCCTGGGCGCGAATGGCGGTCAGCTCGATTTCGGCGTCGGGCAAGTGCACGTTGTTGGAAATTACCAGCATTGGAACAGGTCCGTGATTCAGGCCGACCAGCATACGCGAACACGCCCCTTCACGGCATCGGCATCACCTATACATCGCCATACAGACGCGGGTTACTGACGGTTGGTGAACGCCGTCTCCAACTGCGCCTGTGCCAGCTGTGTCGACCTGATCATGGCGCCACGGTCTGTAGGTTTTTCATTGTTGAGCGTCATTTCAACCCCAGATACCACTTCCGGGTAGGAATGAGAAAAGATCATCGAAGGCTCAACATGCTTGGGCGGCAAACCGTGTAGATCATGACGCATCTCGTCGTAGAACCCTTGAGCGGTATCCGCGATTTTGTTGCGCATCAGATTAAACATCAGTCCGGTCAAGCCTTCGCGCCCCTGGGTTTCAGTCATCCCCTGCGGCCACATTGACTGGCCCTGCGAACGGGCAGCGTAACGAAGGGTAGAGGCGACATCTGATGCGCTACCCGACGTCCCCAACATGACCGAGGCGCCCAAGGCGTCCCGCACTTGCGTGCCCAAGTCGTTGCGCAAATCGGTGCCATGAAGATCATCGAAGTGATTGGTCTTTTTACCGTCTACCAATCGATTGGCAGAAACACGTCCCTGGGAGGCGTTTGCGTCGATATTCGCAAGCAGCGGGTCATGTTTTTTCAGCGACTCGCCAAGTATCTTGATGCCGAACGTTACCTCCGCACCCTCGCGCGCTTGCTCATGGGTCAGCGGTCCCTGCTCTGCGTTGACCAGCATCGCATGCAGGCTTTTCATCCTCATCAGCGTCCCCGGATGATCCTTGCCAGCCAGAAAAATGTTATCGGGATCATTGTCCGGCGCGAGCAGCTCTTTATGTAATTGCTCGCGAAAAGCAGGATTGGTCGTCGACTCGGCCCACAACCCGCGAATCAGATGCACCATGTGAGAAGACAACCGCGTTGCTGGCGAGTCTTCACGCAGCAGGTCCTTTTCAACGCCCAAATCAACGGCCATTTCGGCCTCTATATTTTTGAAGAAATTCTTCGCACGGCGCTCGAGATTTTCTTTGCTTTCATAGTTTACGTTCTGCAGCGTATCGTTGATAAAAGCGCTGACCAGCGAATGCTTGTCTGCCGGTGTGTAATTTTCTCCAGCGACAGAAACACCCGTATGGGGTTTCGAAACCACTTTCTTAGCGGTATCAGCCGCTTGTTCATACGCAGAGACGGCTATGAATGGGTGGGCGGGAACAGCGGATAATTCCGGCATTTGATACTCCAGAAGATTAAAGATCGTAAAGGCTCCACGACTCTATTGGTCACCTACCCGCACCAGGTTCCTCAGCCTGCCCCCCGCGCTGTAACAAACATCAACATCACTTGGCCTTGGCGGCCGCCATAAAAAACCCGGCGATGCGCCGGGTTCTTTTATTCAAGGGTTGCCGCCCTACTCCAGTACGGTCTGTGATGTGCCCAAGGCGGCCAGTGCCTTACGCTTGTTTTTCAACCAATAGCACAGAGCCATAAACGCTACCCACACCGGAATCGCATACACCGACACCTGGATACCCGGAATCATCAGCATGATCACCAGGATAAACACCACGAACGCCAGGCAGATGCAGTTGCCATATGGGTACCACAGCGCCTTGAACAGCGGCACCTGGCCGGTGCGGTCCATGTGCTGACGGAATTTGAAGTGGGAGAAGCTGATCATCGCCCAGTTGATCACCAACGTGGCCACTACCAGCGACATCAGCAACTCCAGCGCGTGTTGCGGGATGAAGTAGTTCATCAACACCGCTACCAGCGTAACGGCCGCCGACGCCAGGATCGAACGCACCGGCACCCCACGCTTGTCGATCTTGGCCAGCGCTTTCGGCGCGTCACCCTGCTCGGCCATGCCCAACAGCATGCGGCTGTTGCAGTAGGTGCCGCTGTTGTAAACCGACAGCGCCGCCGTCAATACCACGAAGTTGAGAATATGCGCGGCGGTGTTGCTGCCCAGCATCGAGAACACTTGCACGAAAGGGCTGCCGCTGTAGGCATCGCCCGATGCATTAAGGGTGGCCAGCAGGCTGTCCCACGGCGTCAGCGACAACAGCACCACCAACGCGCCGATGTAGAAAATCAGGATGCGGTAGATCACCTGATTGATCGCCTTGGGGATCACGGTGCGTGGCTGGTCCGCTTCGGCGGCGGTAAACCCGAGCATTTCCAGGCCACCGAAGGAAAACATGATGATCGCCATGGCCATCACTAATCCGCCCACGCCATGGGGGAAGAAGCCGCCGTGGTCCCACAGGTTGCTCACCGAAGCTTGCGGACCACCGCTGCCACTGACCAGCAGGTAGCTGCCCAGGGCAATCATGCCGACGATGGCCACTACCTTGATGATCGCGAACCAGAACTCGGCTTCACCGAAGACTTTGACGTTGGCCAGGTTGATCAGGTTGATCAGCACGAAGAACGCCGCCGCCGAGACCCAGGTCGGAATCTCCGGCCACCAGTAGTGCACGTATTTGCCGACTGCGGTCAGCTCCGACATCCCCACCAGGATGTACAGGATCCAGCAGTTCCAGCCCGACAGGAAACCGGCGAAACCGCCCCAATACTTGTGGGCAAAATGGCTGAAGGAACCGGCGACCGGCTCTTCGACGATCATTTCGCCGAGCTGGCGCATGATCATGAAGGCGATAAAGCCGCAGATGGCATAGCCCAGGATCATCGATGGGCCGGCGGACTTGAGTACCCCGGCCGAGCCGAGGAACAGGCCGGTGCCGATGGCGCCACCGAGGGCGATCAACTGGATATGCCGATTTTTCAGGCCGCGTTTCAGCTCGCCTGAAGAGGAATGGGGTCCACTCATGAAAAAGGTCTCACGCAAGGTTTGAAGAGGTTGAATGCAGGTTGCTGCCTTGAATTACCGACTCAAGCAGCGCCGCTCAAACCCCAGCGCAGGCACCAGGAGTACAGCGTCTTTCTAGCGGTCATGCGTCACCTGTTTGTTTTTATCTGTGACGAAATCGAACCCGTCTGGCTCGTGGCCGGACGGAGTGATCAGGGCGGATACACCCTGGGTCTTGGCCTTTGCGTGGATACGCAAGAGGGGGTCACAGTAAAACGCGGCGCATTGTACACCGCTCGACAGCTTCGGCACGCACCAGGAACGTGCACCCGACAATCTGTCAGGTATTCCTTACAGGGGATTTCCAACCAAAGCGGGCAGGCCGCCAACGTAAACTTAACGTTACGCAGCGGAAAATTGGCTTTACGGGCAGGCTCAAATGACGGTTTACGGAAAATTGTCAGTCAGACTCATCTGAAGAATCGGTTCAGCCAATCCGCTGTTTTACCTGGATAAAAAATAACGTCAAAAAAACCGAAGAAAAAATCCAAATGAAACCGTGTCAATAAATATTTTGCATTTTGAAACACTCTCTCCTAGGTTCTCTTCACTTGCCTGCGAGCCGCTGGCAAGCCGTTCTCAAACAACGTCCTCTAGGAGATACACCATGCAAGCACTGGAAAAAGACCTGGAAACTGAACTGCAACTCGACGATTGGTTTGAAGCGCCGACCCATGAGGCCGCCGTTGAAATGATGCAAGCTGATGCCGTTGTGCCATTTGGCACCGCGATGTGGCCTTTCTAACACCCGGCAGGCATCCGGCAGGTGTCGTGCACGGCACCTGCCCCCTTACCCAAGGCACAGAAGGACACTCGTCATGGACAAGGCCCGCGCTGTCGAACATTTTCTCTATTACCTCGCTCACCATCCGGCTCTTCAGGGCCTGAGCCGCCCTACCGTGCTGCTGGGCCATACCGAACGCTACGATGCCATCGCCCAGGCAATCACCCAAGGCAGCGCCGCCCGTTTCAATTTCCAGGTGCAGCGCCTGGACCTGAGCGCCAGCGAATCCCTGGCCCAGGCCATCGAAGCCTGCGACCTGTACCTGTTTCTCTACGATTCCTCGACCCTGCCCAACCCGCGTGCCGAAGGCCCGGACTTCATCCGCGCGTTGCACGGCGTCATGGCCGAACATTGGAAAAAGTCGCTGCTGTTCAAGGATTACGG carries:
- a CDS encoding MFS transporter, producing MPDTQRPMAVTLQVVSIVLFTFIGYLNIGIPLAVLPGYVHSELGYGAVIAGLVISVQYLATLLSRPYAGKIIDNLGSKRAVLIGLAGCGLSGVFMLLAAWFSSLPALSLASLLIGRLVLGSAESLVGSGAIGWGIGRVGAANTAKVISWNGIASYGALAVGAPLGVLLVRNFGLWSMGVSILLLAAIGLLLAWNKVAAPIVTGVRLPFMNVLGRVLPHGCALALGSIGFGTIATFITLYYTTQHWDNAVWALSLFGASFIGARLLFGNLINRIGGFRVAIACLSVEILGLLLLWLAPDANLALAGAALSGFGFSLVFPALGVEAVNLVPASSRGSAVGAYSLFIDLSLGITGPLAGAVAAGFGFASIFLFAALAALGGLLLSVYLYRQAPKAREAREA
- the arfB gene encoding alternative ribosome rescue aminoacyl-tRNA hydrolase ArfB, giving the protein MLVISNNVHLPDAEIELTAIRAQGAGGQNVNKVSSAVHLRFDIPASSLPEFYKERLLALRDSRITSDGVLVLKAQQYRTQEQNRADALERLVELILSATKVEKKRRPTKPTLGSKKRRLESKTKRGSIKAGRGKVDF
- a CDS encoding amino acid permease encodes the protein MSGPHSSSGELKRGLKNRHIQLIALGGAIGTGLFLGSAGVLKSAGPSMILGYAICGFIAFMIMRQLGEMIVEEPVAGSFSHFAHKYWGGFAGFLSGWNCWILYILVGMSELTAVGKYVHYWWPEIPTWVSAAAFFVLINLINLANVKVFGEAEFWFAIIKVVAIVGMIALGSYLLVSGSGGPQASVSNLWDHGGFFPHGVGGLVMAMAIIMFSFGGLEMLGFTAAEADQPRTVIPKAINQVIYRILIFYIGALVVLLSLTPWDSLLATLNASGDAYSGSPFVQVFSMLGSNTAAHILNFVVLTAALSVYNSGTYCNSRMLLGMAEQGDAPKALAKIDKRGVPVRSILASAAVTLVAVLMNYFIPQHALELLMSLVVATLVINWAMISFSHFKFRQHMDRTGQVPLFKALWYPYGNCICLAFVVFILVIMLMIPGIQVSVYAIPVWVAFMALCYWLKNKRKALAALGTSQTVLE